In Bacteroidota bacterium, a single window of DNA contains:
- a CDS encoding Ig-like domain-containing protein: MGSVLVAALVAVAGCAGERPPGGGPIDTTPPEIIAVDPPPNTTEYSSKHISMEFSKYVERRSVEESIFISPYIKDIEFDWSGREVELDFKDSLKKNTTYVVTIGTDVVDVNNRNRMAHAFTFAFSTGQQIDRGEIRGRVVDDKPVGVMIFAYRLDGLKPDTLNPMTTKPDYISQTGNNGDYALMHLSFGNFRVLAVRDEFRNLLYDPETDAMSTAPEDIRLTEDDSLRTEMNFQLSLEDTTPPRLVSATAKDSRHVELEFSENIDLSSLNRSAFSISDTTQTRSVSIVDFFSPAQNPSRVMLIVEPRREDSLYRVAVTGVKDLAGHLINPLASSKQFTPSAGADTTPPGLIFATVMDSTTRVSVGQRFQFDFDDALQRPSAEHAITLRRKDSTDVPVSFAWNSPASFTVIPREALREDTPYFFLLRFDSLRDGSGNHWKDSTRKITIRTIDPEQLSSIEGVLLDPDSSHIDNYVVVAENTAKKMKKVIRARAERGKKFLFPQLDPGEYRLKAFQDDDRSGVYFSGKPYPFIPAERFALYPDSIKVRARWPVDGVKIKFR, from the coding sequence TTGGGATCTGTCCTCGTTGCAGCTCTTGTGGCGGTGGCCGGGTGCGCGGGGGAGCGTCCCCCCGGTGGAGGTCCGATCGACACAACGCCTCCTGAGATCATCGCGGTGGACCCGCCCCCGAACACCACGGAATATTCTTCCAAACATATTTCAATGGAATTCAGTAAGTATGTCGAGCGCCGCTCCGTTGAAGAGTCGATCTTCATTTCGCCGTACATCAAGGATATTGAGTTCGATTGGAGCGGAAGGGAGGTCGAGCTGGATTTCAAAGACTCGCTGAAAAAGAATACCACCTACGTCGTGACGATCGGCACCGATGTCGTCGACGTGAACAACCGGAACAGGATGGCGCATGCGTTTACATTTGCGTTCTCCACAGGCCAACAGATCGATCGGGGTGAAATTCGCGGAAGAGTCGTTGATGATAAACCGGTCGGTGTGATGATTTTCGCTTACCGGCTCGACGGCCTGAAGCCCGATACCCTCAACCCGATGACGACGAAGCCGGATTACATATCGCAAACGGGGAACAACGGTGACTATGCATTGATGCATCTTTCGTTCGGCAATTTTAGAGTCCTGGCGGTCCGGGATGAGTTCCGCAATCTGCTGTACGACCCTGAGACCGATGCGATGAGCACTGCCCCGGAAGACATTCGGTTGACCGAAGACGATTCCCTCCGTACCGAAATGAACTTCCAGCTCTCGTTGGAAGATACGACACCGCCCCGCCTCGTATCGGCGACGGCGAAGGATTCCCGCCATGTTGAGCTCGAGTTCAGCGAGAATATCGATTTGTCATCCCTGAATAGAAGTGCGTTTTCAATATCGGATACGACGCAGACGCGGAGCGTCAGCATTGTCGATTTCTTTTCCCCCGCTCAGAACCCTTCGCGTGTGATGTTGATCGTTGAGCCGAGGCGTGAAGACAGTCTCTATAGAGTCGCTGTCACTGGAGTGAAAGATCTGGCCGGCCATTTGATCAATCCGCTGGCGTCGTCCAAACAGTTTACCCCCTCGGCTGGAGCAGATACGACCCCGCCCGGACTTATCTTTGCAACGGTGATGGATTCCACAACGCGCGTTTCGGTCGGCCAGCGATTTCAGTTTGATTTTGACGACGCCCTTCAGCGGCCGTCCGCGGAGCACGCCATAACGCTGCGGAGAAAGGATTCCACCGATGTCCCCGTCTCGTTCGCATGGAATTCTCCGGCGAGCTTCACGGTGATACCGCGCGAAGCGCTGCGCGAGGACACCCCTTACTTTTTTTTGCTCCGTTTTGATTCGCTCCGCGATGGATCAGGAAATCACTGGAAAGACAGCACCCGGAAGATCACCATTCGCACGATCGACCCGGAACAGTTGAGCAGCATCGAGGGAGTTCTGCTCGACCCCGATTCTTCCCATATCGACAACTATGTTGTCGTCGCTGAGAATACCGCAAAAAAAATGAAGAAGGTGATTCGCGCGCGAGCGGAACGCGGAAAGAAATTCCTGTTTCCGCAGCTTGACCCGGGGGAGTATCGATTGAAAGCTTTTCAGGATGACGACCGCAGCGGTGTATACTTCTCGGGGAAACCGTACCCATTTATTCCCGCCGAACGATTTGCCCTCTATCCGGATTCAATAAAGGTTCGCGCACGCTGGCCTGTCGACGGTGTGAAAATAAAATTCAGATAG
- the porQ gene encoding type IX secretion system protein PorQ: MNIRLLSKRNSLRLFLALGLFLLAQGSVYPQDATYSFLLSDVSARSAGMAGSFVSMQNDVNTIFYNPAGLATVTQAEASFGYLKNLLDINSGYASYAQDFSGIGKIGFGVNYVNYGTFDETDELANKIGTFSAGDLAVSVGYAGEFEENFYYGVAGKFIYSSIADAASSAIAADFGILYYIPGANPVSLGASLQNVGTQLNPYLTTRENLPLDLTIGGTIKPQHLPLLLNLDFHRLTETQNNLASHFSMYSIGGEFTLSKELRFRFGFDNERRRDLSLGASPGLAGFSFGGGIALEKLHFDYAFTSLGKIGSLNSITVGMNL; the protein is encoded by the coding sequence ATGAATATTCGGTTGCTTTCAAAGCGAAACAGTCTGCGGCTGTTCCTCGCGCTGGGCTTGTTCCTGCTTGCGCAGGGATCGGTCTATCCCCAGGATGCGACATATTCATTCCTCCTCAGCGACGTCAGCGCCCGGTCGGCGGGAATGGCAGGCAGTTTTGTTTCGATGCAGAACGACGTCAATACGATATTCTACAACCCGGCAGGACTTGCTACGGTCACACAGGCAGAAGCTTCTTTCGGTTACCTCAAAAACCTGCTTGACATCAATTCAGGGTATGCCTCATATGCGCAGGATTTTTCAGGCATCGGAAAGATCGGCTTCGGCGTCAATTATGTCAATTATGGAACGTTCGACGAAACGGACGAATTGGCGAACAAAATAGGAACGTTCAGCGCCGGCGATCTCGCCGTCTCAGTCGGATATGCCGGAGAGTTCGAGGAGAACTTTTATTACGGCGTCGCCGGTAAATTTATCTATTCCTCAATTGCCGATGCGGCATCGTCGGCGATCGCAGCCGATTTCGGAATTCTCTACTATATTCCCGGGGCGAATCCGGTATCGCTCGGAGCGAGTCTTCAAAATGTCGGGACTCAGCTCAATCCGTATCTCACGACGCGCGAGAATCTTCCGCTTGATCTGACGATCGGCGGGACGATCAAGCCGCAGCATCTTCCTCTTCTCCTGAATCTCGATTTTCACCGGCTCACAGAAACGCAAAACAATCTTGCATCCCATTTCAGCATGTATTCGATCGGGGGAGAATTCACCCTGAGCAAAGAACTTCGCTTCCGTTTCGGGTTTGATAACGAACGGCGGAGGGATCTATCGCTCGGGGCGTCGCCGGGCCTGGCGGGATTTTCATTCGGCGGCGGGATCGCGCTGGAAAAGCTTCATTTCGATTATGCGTTCACGTCCCTCGGCAAGATCGGCAGTTTGAACAGCATTACTGTCGGCATGAATCTCTGA
- a CDS encoding ZIP family metal transporter, with product MNISLTILLFGLVTVCAEILGGAVVLMRRGWPQRIQEYFLALGAGFILALVILDLIPVSITSIGQAAPLLILAGFSVMHFAEHTIVGHLHFGEEVHADVMLSKVASYSAFWGLFTHAFFDGVSISAGMQYNVSLGIMIFVAILLHKFPEGLTIASVMLAADHPRKNAFWASAGAGAGTMLGIIAMFFLKDIGSGVVGYAFAFSAGAGMYVGASDLIPEINRSENRSVPIAVFGGMILFYCSSRIVSSILGG from the coding sequence ATGAACATTTCGTTGACCATTCTATTGTTCGGCCTGGTGACGGTGTGCGCGGAAATTCTTGGCGGCGCCGTCGTGTTGATGCGGCGCGGCTGGCCGCAAAGGATACAAGAATATTTCCTGGCGTTGGGGGCGGGATTTATTCTTGCCCTTGTTATTTTGGACCTGATTCCCGTTAGCATCACGAGCATCGGTCAGGCAGCGCCGCTGCTCATTCTTGCGGGGTTCAGCGTCATGCATTTTGCCGAGCACACGATTGTCGGCCACCTGCATTTTGGCGAAGAAGTGCATGCCGATGTCATGCTCTCGAAGGTTGCAAGCTATTCTGCATTTTGGGGGTTGTTTACACATGCCTTCTTTGATGGAGTATCGATTTCTGCCGGGATGCAGTACAATGTTTCGCTGGGAATCATGATCTTCGTCGCGATCCTGCTTCACAAATTTCCCGAAGGGTTGACGATCGCTTCCGTCATGCTGGCAGCAGACCATCCGCGCAAAAATGCATTCTGGGCATCGGCGGGAGCCGGGGCGGGAACGATGCTTGGGATTATCGCGATGTTCTTTTTGAAGGATATCGGCAGCGGAGTCGTTGGCTATGCATTCGCCTTTTCCGCAGGAGCCGGGATGTATGTGGGTGCGAGCGACCTGATCCCTGAGATCAATCGGTCGGAGAACCGCTCCGTGCCGATCGCCGTGTTTGGGGGGATGATATTATTTTATTGCAGTTCCAGAATTGTTTCGAGCATTCTCGGGGGATGA
- a CDS encoding tetratricopeptide repeat protein gives MEHKLCCLFLRQIAASLLVLFFLPRISFSQWLTDADFDSHTRKGIDHVYNLEFDQAEKEFHYIIATHPEHPAGYFFLAMIDWWKISLDFDDESLDDQFLAKLDVVIDKCDSILDVRSDDITALFFKGGALGFRGRLRANRGSWIKAANDGRLALPIVRRAYSIAPENYDILLGMGIYNYYAEAIPEQYPIVKPLMLFFPSGDKKKGIEQLTAAAAKAKYADVEADYFLLQLNYTHERQYEKALEIAQKLFDRYPKNVVFHRYLGRCYVSLGRWENARAVFREIASRCDTSGKAMEGYTPSTEREAVYYLGVYALNAGKFDEALHDFFRCDELSKTLDKNGESGFMVMANLRIGFVYDIEMKRDLAVQQYNKVLSMKKFENSYDQAEQYLKTRYPAK, from the coding sequence GTGGAACACAAACTTTGTTGCCTCTTTTTGCGGCAGATCGCAGCGTCGTTGTTGGTCCTCTTTTTTCTTCCACGGATCAGCTTTTCTCAATGGTTGACGGATGCAGATTTTGACTCGCATACTCGGAAAGGGATCGACCACGTCTACAACCTTGAGTTTGACCAGGCGGAAAAGGAATTCCATTACATCATTGCTACGCACCCGGAACATCCGGCTGGATATTTTTTCCTTGCGATGATCGACTGGTGGAAGATCTCGCTCGACTTCGACGACGAGTCTCTCGACGATCAATTCTTGGCGAAACTTGATGTCGTGATCGACAAATGCGACAGCATTCTGGACGTTCGCTCGGATGATATCACGGCCCTCTTCTTTAAGGGGGGAGCTCTTGGATTCCGGGGACGGCTCCGGGCCAACCGCGGAAGCTGGATCAAAGCCGCGAACGACGGCCGGCTTGCGCTACCGATCGTGAGGCGCGCGTACAGCATCGCGCCTGAGAATTACGACATTCTCCTCGGCATGGGCATCTACAACTACTATGCCGAGGCCATACCCGAACAATATCCGATCGTCAAGCCCCTCATGCTCTTCTTTCCCAGCGGCGATAAGAAAAAGGGGATCGAGCAGCTCACCGCCGCCGCCGCGAAAGCGAAGTACGCCGATGTTGAAGCTGACTATTTTCTCCTTCAGCTGAACTATACCCATGAACGGCAGTACGAGAAGGCGTTGGAAATCGCGCAGAAGCTGTTCGACCGCTATCCGAAGAACGTCGTCTTCCATCGCTATCTCGGCAGGTGCTACGTGAGTCTCGGCAGATGGGAGAATGCCCGCGCGGTGTTTCGTGAAATAGCGTCGCGGTGCGACACATCGGGAAAAGCGATGGAAGGGTATACGCCTTCTACGGAACGCGAAGCCGTCTACTACCTCGGCGTTTATGCGTTGAATGCAGGTAAATTTGATGAAGCGTTGCATGATTTCTTCCGGTGCGATGAATTGAGCAAAACCCTCGATAAGAACGGCGAATCCGGTTTCATGGTCATGGCCAATCTTCGCATCGGCTTCGTCTATGATATCGAGATGAAGCGTGATCTGGCGGTTCAACAGTATAACAAGGTCCTCTCCATGAAAAAATTCGAAAACTCCTACGACCAGGCTGAGCAGTACCTCAAAACTCGGTATCCCGCAAAATGA
- a CDS encoding type II CAAX endopeptidase family protein has product MMKSIFYNETERNIRAGWRMGIFAAVLSGVTVLLNFPAKLILPYLRFIPSFASGEVVFYGALLVTTWGVAKYLEGRPPFASVGFPAHGNILRELGQGVVIGGGMMTVIFITESSLGMAALSFKPLTLFHAVRIFGESTMIFVLGAFGEELLFRGYLFQTMVEGTGKTIAVCAFAGFFGAAHLGNPNVTFFSLVNVALAGVWLSLAYFKSRTLWFPVALHFSWNFFQNHIFSFPVSGIQFEKYQLGVLKQTGPVWLTGGSFGPEGGALATVMLVLSGIFIYFSGWVRLSDGAWTLEKWKAEMNEVSAAGAGAEPNTQPL; this is encoded by the coding sequence ATGATGAAATCGATCTTCTACAACGAGACTGAGAGGAACATCCGTGCGGGATGGCGAATGGGGATCTTTGCCGCGGTCCTTTCCGGCGTGACAGTGCTCCTCAACTTTCCCGCGAAACTGATATTGCCGTATCTCCGTTTCATTCCGTCTTTTGCCTCGGGCGAGGTCGTTTTTTACGGGGCGCTTCTTGTTACGACATGGGGTGTCGCGAAGTACCTTGAAGGAAGGCCTCCGTTCGCGTCGGTCGGTTTTCCCGCGCACGGGAATATCCTCCGCGAGTTGGGACAGGGGGTGGTCATCGGAGGGGGGATGATGACGGTGATCTTTATAACAGAGTCGAGTCTGGGCATGGCGGCGCTTTCGTTTAAGCCGCTGACTTTGTTCCATGCCGTCCGGATCTTCGGCGAAAGTACCATGATCTTTGTCCTTGGCGCGTTCGGCGAAGAATTGCTTTTTCGCGGCTATCTGTTCCAAACGATGGTGGAAGGAACGGGGAAAACGATCGCCGTCTGCGCCTTCGCAGGTTTTTTCGGAGCCGCTCACCTGGGCAATCCCAACGTCACTTTTTTTTCGCTTGTTAATGTTGCCCTGGCAGGGGTGTGGCTCTCCTTGGCCTATTTCAAGTCGAGGACGCTTTGGTTCCCCGTCGCCCTGCATTTCTCATGGAATTTCTTTCAGAATCATATTTTTTCTTTTCCGGTCAGCGGAATTCAGTTTGAAAAATATCAACTTGGAGTCCTGAAACAAACCGGGCCCGTTTGGCTGACCGGGGGATCATTCGGTCCTGAAGGGGGAGCGCTTGCAACGGTCATGTTGGTCCTTTCGGGGATCTTCATTTATTTCTCCGGTTGGGTCAGGCTCTCCGATGGTGCATGGACGCTCGAGAAGTGGAAAGCCGAAATGAACGAGGTGTCGGCGGCCGGAGCAGGGGCAGAACCGAACACTCAACCTTTATAG
- a CDS encoding glycine--tRNA ligase — MEKVVSLAKRRGFVFQSSEIYGGLNGCWDYGPMGVELLNNLKQAWWRSMTLRDDVEGVDASILMHPRVWEASGHVANFTDPMVDCKQCKARYRVDVLFEELSLKRKKEILRALDPAAFAGQLDDKKVADEFAARVSSDETAARVMQTLVTCPNCGNKGTFTEARQFNLMFKTFVGPVEDTNNVVYLRPETAQGIFVNFLNIQSASRQKLPFGIAQIGKAFRNEINTKNFLFRTREFEQMEMQYFVKPGEEDRWFEYWREQRLQWFLSLGMKRGQLQWHKHEKLAHYAKAAYDIEFEFPFGWGEIEGIHSRTNFDLSRHEEYSGKSMKYFDDQTKEKFTPFVIETSAGASRSFMAFLVAAYDEESAPTAEGKEEMRTVLHFHPRLAPLKAAILPLVNRDGMDEIARKMTVDLQRSFRVFYDDSGAVGRRYRRQDEIGTPFCFTIDSQTLQDQTVTVRERDSMNQERIALSSAKTFLLEKLEA; from the coding sequence ATGGAAAAAGTCGTCTCGCTCGCCAAGCGGCGCGGTTTCGTTTTTCAATCGAGCGAGATTTATGGCGGACTGAACGGTTGCTGGGATTACGGCCCGATGGGGGTCGAGCTGCTGAACAACCTCAAACAGGCATGGTGGCGCTCGATGACGCTGCGCGATGACGTCGAAGGAGTTGACGCATCCATCCTAATGCACCCTCGCGTGTGGGAAGCGTCCGGGCACGTGGCGAATTTCACCGACCCGATGGTCGATTGCAAGCAATGCAAAGCACGCTACAGGGTTGACGTTCTGTTCGAAGAACTTTCGCTGAAACGGAAAAAAGAGATTCTCCGTGCTCTCGACCCGGCAGCCTTCGCCGGCCAGCTCGACGATAAAAAAGTGGCGGATGAGTTTGCCGCGCGCGTTTCATCCGATGAGACCGCCGCGAGGGTCATGCAGACGCTGGTGACGTGCCCCAATTGCGGCAATAAGGGAACGTTTACCGAGGCCCGTCAGTTTAATCTCATGTTCAAGACGTTTGTCGGCCCGGTGGAAGACACGAACAACGTCGTGTACCTCCGCCCCGAAACTGCGCAAGGAATTTTTGTGAATTTTTTGAACATCCAAAGCGCGTCGCGGCAAAAGCTCCCGTTCGGCATCGCCCAGATAGGCAAGGCGTTCCGGAACGAGATCAACACGAAGAATTTTCTTTTTCGGACGCGCGAGTTCGAACAGATGGAAATGCAGTATTTCGTCAAGCCGGGAGAAGAGGACCGTTGGTTCGAGTATTGGCGCGAGCAGCGCCTGCAATGGTTTCTCAGCCTGGGCATGAAACGCGGGCAGCTGCAATGGCACAAACACGAGAAGCTCGCGCATTATGCGAAAGCCGCATACGACATCGAGTTTGAATTCCCCTTTGGATGGGGAGAGATCGAAGGGATTCACAGCCGGACGAATTTCGACCTTTCGCGGCACGAGGAATATTCGGGCAAGAGCATGAAATACTTTGACGACCAGACGAAGGAGAAATTCACGCCGTTTGTCATCGAGACCTCCGCGGGGGCGAGCCGTTCGTTCATGGCATTTCTTGTCGCTGCGTATGACGAAGAATCGGCGCCGACGGCGGAGGGGAAAGAAGAAATGCGGACGGTGCTCCATTTTCATCCGCGGCTTGCGCCTCTCAAGGCCGCGATCCTTCCCCTGGTCAACCGGGATGGCATGGATGAGATCGCGCGCAAAATGACGGTGGACCTGCAGAGATCGTTTCGCGTATTTTATGACGACAGCGGCGCGGTCGGCAGGAGGTACCGCAGGCAGGATGAGATCGGGACGCCGTTTTGCTTCACCATCGACTCGCAAACGCTTCAGGACCAGACCGTTACGGTGCGCGAACGGGATTCGATGAACCAGGAGCGGATAGCGCTCTCCTCGGCAAAAACTTTTCTTCTTGAAAAACTCGAAGCATGA
- a CDS encoding glucose-1-phosphate thymidylyltransferase, which produces MKALIASGGRGTRLRPITHTQNKHLIPIANKPILYYAIEAAVDAGIKEVGIVHNADSREVPEYVGDGSKWGISITYIPQEKPGGLAQVVMLAEKFVNGENFVFYLGDNMVVGGIKRYIEEFEKTRCHCWLTLAKVKDPERFGVPEIKDHRIVGIQEKPRKPKSQYAVAGIYIYDKHIFEACKAIKPSKRGELEISDAHQYLIDKKFNIGFSEITGWWKDTGKPLDLLEANRLVLDNIVSSNRGKVDATSSVVGKVIIEEGAKIIDSVVRGPVIIGKNCVIEESYIGPFTAVGNNTFIKKSEVEFSIILRECKILNVGIRIEGSILGNDVEILEAGGKPRVHRFMIGDQSRVEVA; this is translated from the coding sequence ATGAAGGCCCTTATCGCATCCGGCGGGCGAGGCACCAGACTTCGTCCTATTACGCACACGCAGAATAAACATCTTATTCCGATCGCTAACAAGCCGATCCTCTATTATGCGATCGAAGCGGCAGTCGATGCCGGCATCAAAGAGGTGGGCATTGTACACAACGCCGACAGCAGGGAGGTCCCTGAATACGTCGGGGACGGGAGCAAATGGGGGATATCGATCACCTACATCCCCCAGGAAAAGCCGGGAGGTCTGGCCCAGGTGGTCATGCTCGCCGAAAAATTTGTGAACGGAGAAAATTTCGTTTTTTACCTCGGCGATAACATGGTGGTCGGCGGGATCAAACGCTATATCGAAGAATTCGAGAAGACGCGCTGCCATTGCTGGCTCACCCTTGCGAAAGTGAAAGACCCGGAACGCTTCGGCGTCCCGGAAATCAAAGACCATCGGATCGTCGGCATCCAGGAAAAGCCGCGAAAGCCGAAGAGCCAGTATGCCGTCGCCGGGATCTATATTTACGACAAGCATATCTTTGAAGCATGTAAAGCGATCAAGCCGAGCAAAAGAGGGGAACTGGAAATTTCGGACGCTCATCAATATCTCATCGACAAGAAGTTCAACATCGGGTTCAGCGAGATCACGGGATGGTGGAAGGATACCGGAAAACCGCTCGATCTACTTGAAGCAAACCGGCTGGTGCTCGACAATATCGTCTCGTCGAACCGGGGGAAGGTCGACGCGACGTCATCGGTTGTAGGGAAAGTAATTATTGAAGAAGGGGCGAAAATTATTGACAGCGTCGTTCGAGGCCCGGTGATCATCGGGAAGAATTGCGTCATTGAAGAGAGCTATATCGGACCCTTCACCGCTGTGGGTAACAATACGTTCATCAAAAAAAGCGAGGTTGAATTCAGCATTATCTTGCGGGAATGCAAAATCCTGAACGTCGGCATCCGCATTGAAGGGAGTATTCTCGGCAACGATGTCGAGATCCTGGAGGCGGGGGGAAAACCGAGGGTCCACCGGTTCATGATCGGCGACCAGAGCAGAGTCGAAGTAGCTTGA
- the hisJ gene encoding histidinol-phosphatase HisJ, whose amino-acid sequence MLVDYHTHNALCKHADGSLEEYIVRAVAANLKEIGCSDHSPMPNDFDLQHRMTIDQFHQTYKPAVLALREKYRDKIQVKFAVEGDFFPGTESWVRDFNSQHEFDYIIGSVHYLGEWGFDNPTFVHKYEERNVDEVYSQYYDHIKRSAAAKLFDIIGHCDLVKKFGHRPSRDMEDVLREVFKVVKSADIAVEINTSGLRKPVKEVYPSEQILNILREYHIPLALGSDAHSPADVGKDFAVAKQLIEKYGNGKISVFTRRQRSELQVN is encoded by the coding sequence ATGCTCGTTGACTATCATACGCATAATGCGCTCTGCAAACACGCGGACGGATCTCTCGAAGAATATATCGTCCGGGCGGTCGCGGCGAATCTTAAGGAAATCGGCTGCTCCGACCACTCTCCGATGCCGAACGACTTCGATCTTCAGCATCGAATGACGATCGACCAGTTTCATCAGACATACAAGCCTGCCGTCTTGGCGTTGAGAGAAAAATACCGCGACAAGATCCAGGTCAAATTTGCCGTCGAGGGGGATTTTTTCCCGGGGACTGAATCGTGGGTCCGCGATTTTAATTCTCAACATGAGTTTGATTATATTATCGGTTCCGTGCATTACCTTGGAGAATGGGGATTCGATAACCCCACGTTCGTTCATAAATACGAGGAACGGAATGTCGACGAAGTGTACAGCCAGTATTACGACCATATCAAAAGGTCAGCGGCCGCGAAATTGTTCGACATCATCGGGCATTGTGACCTCGTCAAGAAATTCGGCCACCGTCCCTCAAGAGACATGGAAGACGTGCTGCGCGAAGTGTTCAAGGTGGTGAAATCGGCGGATATCGCGGTTGAGATCAACACCTCCGGGCTGCGAAAACCGGTGAAAGAAGTCTACCCTAGCGAGCAAATCCTCAACATCCTTCGCGAGTACCATATCCCGCTTGCCCTGGGGTCCGATGCCCACTCACCCGCCGACGTCGGAAAGGATTTTGCCGTCGCCAAACAGCTGATCGAAAAATACGGCAACGGCAAGATCTCGGTATTTACAAGAAGACAGCGGTCCGAATTGCAGGTGAATTAG
- a CDS encoding DUF2520 domain-containing protein, whose amino-acid sequence MESPLRAKGKSPVTVIGAGAVGSALATALKEKQYPLRLILSKHGRSAKALGRKVRARNARMTEARRFDLSGIVFVAVPDDAIEGVARVLSHRQRDFSGTVVFHTSGTLTSGVLLSLKRKGAAIGSFHPLQTFPKSASSSKRFRNIWVGLEGDKKAVETGKRIAIRLGARPFVLSPEQKTLYHIAAVFSSNYFVTLLAVVETLGRRIRLPRKKIVAMFEPLALQTLANVKKYSAASALTGPVARGDLKTVRRHRGELHKRGLRHIAFLYSALAKETHRLALKKDI is encoded by the coding sequence GTGGAAAGTCCATTAAGAGCAAAGGGCAAATCCCCGGTGACGGTCATCGGGGCAGGCGCCGTCGGAAGCGCCCTTGCGACAGCTCTGAAAGAAAAGCAATACCCGCTTCGGCTGATTCTCAGCAAGCACGGTCGTTCCGCAAAGGCCCTTGGCAGAAAGGTCCGTGCTCGTAACGCAAGAATGACCGAAGCACGCCGGTTCGACCTTTCCGGGATTGTCTTTGTCGCTGTTCCCGATGATGCAATTGAAGGCGTCGCACGCGTCCTCTCGCATCGCCAGAGAGATTTTTCGGGAACCGTCGTTTTCCATACGTCGGGAACATTAACCTCCGGCGTCCTTCTGTCGTTGAAGCGGAAAGGGGCGGCGATCGGATCTTTTCATCCGCTTCAGACGTTTCCCAAATCCGCCTCGTCATCAAAGCGCTTCCGGAATATTTGGGTCGGGCTTGAAGGGGATAAAAAGGCGGTTGAAACGGGAAAACGGATCGCAATCCGTCTTGGCGCGCGGCCGTTCGTCCTGTCCCCCGAACAAAAGACGCTCTACCACATTGCGGCGGTATTCAGTTCCAATTATTTTGTGACCCTCCTTGCTGTTGTGGAAACGTTGGGAAGGCGGATCCGTTTGCCGAGAAAGAAGATCGTTGCCATGTTCGAACCGCTTGCGCTTCAGACCCTTGCCAATGTAAAAAAGTATTCCGCGGCTTCGGCGCTCACCGGTCCGGTTGCACGGGGAGACCTGAAAACAGTGCGGCGGCACCGCGGCGAGCTGCACAAAAGGGGATTACGCCATATCGCTTTTCTTTATTCAGCTCTTGCCAAAGAAACACACAGGCTTGCATTGAAGAAGGATATCTGA
- the amrB gene encoding AmmeMemoRadiSam system protein B encodes MNEEPYVRPPAVAGMFYPDHEGELRQTVESYLAEPSPSAGKGTLLGLIVPHAGYSYSGHTAAKAFALLKNRAVGTVVLVGPSHREYFDGVSVFSGTSFKTPLGAVAVDAGLRSELLKKYPALQNSLAGHRTEHSLEVQLPFLQLAVEHPRILPIVMGDQQRKYCEGLGVALAEVAKGRDILFVASSDLSHYYASDDARKLDAVAIASIRKMDHETLMSDLESERTEACGGGPIVAVLSAARKLGADSCEILDACNSGDVSGDTGRVVGYVSAALWKVH; translated from the coding sequence ATGAACGAGGAACCGTACGTTCGCCCTCCCGCAGTTGCCGGCATGTTCTACCCCGATCATGAAGGCGAACTCAGGCAGACCGTTGAATCGTATTTGGCCGAACCATCGCCTTCGGCCGGCAAGGGAACGCTTCTCGGCCTTATTGTCCCGCATGCGGGCTACAGCTACTCGGGGCATACTGCGGCGAAAGCGTTTGCGTTGTTGAAGAACAGGGCCGTCGGAACTGTGGTGCTCGTTGGTCCCAGCCATAGGGAATACTTCGACGGTGTATCGGTTTTTTCCGGAACGAGTTTCAAGACGCCCCTCGGGGCGGTCGCCGTCGATGCAGGTTTACGGAGTGAGCTATTAAAAAAATATCCGGCGCTGCAAAACTCTCTCGCCGGACATAGAACCGAACATTCGCTTGAAGTGCAGCTTCCGTTTTTGCAGCTCGCTGTTGAACACCCGCGAATCCTCCCGATCGTTATGGGAGACCAGCAGCGCAAATATTGTGAAGGGCTGGGAGTTGCCCTGGCCGAGGTGGCAAAAGGGCGCGATATCCTTTTTGTTGCCAGCTCCGACTTGTCCCATTACTATGCTTCGGACGATGCGCGGAAACTCGACGCAGTCGCAATAGCATCGATCCGGAAAATGGACCATGAGACGCTGATGTCGGATTTGGAATCGGAGCGGACGGAGGCGTGCGGCGGCGGACCGATCGTTGCGGTGTTATCCGCCGCAAGAAAACTGGGAGCTGATTCCTGTGAAATATTGGACGCGTGTAATTCAGGGGATGTCTCGGGCGATACCGGCCGCGTCGTAGGATATGTTTCGGCGGCTTTGTGGAAAGTCCATTAA